A genome region from Brassica oleracea var. oleracea cultivar TO1000 chromosome C2, BOL, whole genome shotgun sequence includes the following:
- the LOC106324334 gene encoding uncharacterized protein LOC106324334: MDAFSGYNQIMMHLDDQEKTAFNTDRGTYCYKVMSFGLKNAGNKRFIWDEKYEEAFKQLKEYLTTPPVLSKPETGDTLSLYIAVSSTAVSSVLIREDRGEQKPIFYTSKRMTDPETRYPTLEKMALAVVTSARKLRPYFQSHTIEVLTNQPLRTVMQNTNQSGRLSKWAIELREHDIVFKNRTAAKSQVFADFLIELAPELEQDLILPSQNWILHVDGSSANKESGAGVQLQSPTRELIRQSFSFGFAASNNEAEYESLIAGLRLAKAVKAKRLSAYCDSQIVTSQFSGDYDASNERMDAYLKIVQTLAKDFEFFELTKVPRGENLCADALAALGRRLRDQVKRTIPIHKIDKPSIDLTPIGAAIVAPITEATSANQVLEEVSDDTNDWRTEFIDYLVDGKLPPEKWIARRLKTRSAHYVVLDGELHRWTATKVLLKCINGEETHLVMAETHEGAAGNHSGGRALALKVKSLGFYWPTMNADCEAYAQRCDQCQQHASTIHSPTQLLQTMTAPYPFMRWGMDIIGPMPSSRQKCFVLVLTDYFTKWIEAEAFASIITGMS; this comes from the exons ATGGACGCATTTTCTGGTTACAATCAGATCATGATGCATCTGGATGATCAAGAGAAGACGGCGTTTAACACCGATAGAGGGACATACTGTTACAAAGTAATGTCGTTCGGTCTCAAGAACGCGG GAAACAAACGCTTCATCTGGGACGAGAAGTACGAAGAGGCGTTCAAACAACTCAAGGAGTATCTTACAACTCCTCCCGTATTATCCAAACCCGAAACTGGCGATACACTCTCACTCTATATCGCCGTATCCTCAACCGCGGTCAGCAGCGTCCTCATCCGAGAGGATCGAGGAGAACAGAAACCTATCTTCTACACGAGCAAGCGCATGACTGATCCAGAAACTCGGTACCCCACCCTTGAGAAGATGGCTCTTGCCGTTGTAACATCGGCGAGAAAACTGCGTCCCTACTTCCAGTCGCACACAATCGAAGTATTGACAAATCAACCATTGCGAACGGTAATGCAGAATACAAATCAATCCGGACGGTTATCGAAGTGGGCTATCGAACTCAGAGAGCACGACATTGTCTTCAAGAATCGAACAGCTGCGAAATCTCAAGTCTTCGCAGACTTTCTCATCGAGCTAGCACCAGAGCTCGAGCAAGATCTAATCCTCCCGAGTCAAAATTGGATACTCCACGTCGACGGGTCGTCGGCAAACAAAGAATCAGGGGCAGGAGTGCAGCTGCAATCCCCGACAAGAGAACTGATCAGACAGTCGTTCAGCTTCGGCTTCGCCGCTTCAAACAATGAAGCAGAGTACGAGTCGTTGATCGCAGGACTAAGACTCGCCAAGGCAGTCAAGGCAAAACGCCTCAGCGCATACTGCGACTCACAAATCGTAACCAGTCAGTTTAGTGGTGACTATGACGCCAGCAACGAACGAATGGACGCATACCTTAAGATCGTTCAAACACTTGCCAAAGATTTCGAATTCTTCGAACTCACCAAAGTCCCCAGGGGGGAGAACTTATGCGCTGATGCTCTCGCTGCCTTAGGTAGGAGGTTGCGCGATCAGGTGAAACGTACCATCCCTATCCACAAGATCGATAAACCAAGCATTGACCTGACTCCCATCGGGGCCGCCATCGTAGCGCCAATAACCGAAGCCACATCCGCGAACCAAGTCCTCGAAGAGGTGTCAGACGACACCAACGACTGGAGAACAGAATTTATTGACTATCTGGTCGATGGGAAGCTACCTCCCGAGAAATGGATTGCACGACGACTCAAGACGCGGAGTGCCCACTATGTCGTCCTCGACGGAGAACTCCACCGATGGACCGCAACCAAGGTACTTCTGAAGTGCATCAATGGCGAAGAGACGCATTTAGTCATGGCTGAAACGCACGAAGGCGCCGCAGGAAATCATTCTGGAGGTCGAGCACTTGCTTTAAAAGTAAAGAGTCTCGGTTTCTACTGGCCAACGATGAATGCAGACTGCGAAGCTTACGCCCAGCGATGTGATCAGTGCCAGCAACATGCCTCAACGATCCACTCCCCGACACAGTTGCTACAAACGATGACAGCTCCATACCCTTTCATGCGATGGGGAATGGACATAATCGGCCCGATGCCGAGTTCTCGACAGAAATGCTTCGTCCTGGTCTTGACAGATTACTTCACGAAGTGGATTGAGGCGGAAGCTTTTGCAAGCATTATAACGGGCATGTCCTGA